TTATGAGAGGATCGCGGGAATACCCTAAATGCTCTGCTGGTAATTAATTTGGCAGGACAGAAACTGAACTCCTGACATGTTTGAGAAACAATCTAATTCGAGTGGGAACTTGCAATGCTTTCCCACAAATCATCTAATCAATCCTTCCAATGATATGAATGGTCCATTACTTAATCTTTGTACTTGTGGAGGCCCAGACCCCGACTAGTCAAGCAAATTTCAGTCATCTTAGAGACTGCCTCCCGGTTTTTAGCACCCTCTTGTCTTTTCAAATGCCTATGAGCACACCTGGATATCGTTCTTCTTGTCCCGGCGTTTTACTAATCCATGATTTCTGCACGATCCACTCCCAAGCATGTACACTACATCCAATCTTGAATGCCTATCGCCTCTCAGACCACGGTTGTAACAAATCAAAACAACAAGGGATAACCTCTTCCACTCCCAATCCAGTGAGAGAGTAATGCTACCAACAACCATTGCCAAAGCCACAATGTTATTAAAGAGATATGTTCAGCTGATGCGGACCAAGCACCCTTCAACATCTCGCCGAACCCCACGTGAATGTTTCCCGGATTGATTCACACAGTGTAGTCCGAGAAGTGTTGGATTTGGTCTCGTAACAATGACACTGGCTGGGTAAATACTGTCTGGCCAAAACTAGTCTGGACTATTTGGTATTAAGGAGGTCTGCTGGGGGGATTGTGAGTACGGTATCTGGGAGAGCACGTGAGAAGGTATTTATTTGCTTGGCAAAGAGCGGGATCTGATAAACCATAATTACGTCGTGGCTGACAAGGGTGTTTGATTCAACATCGATGCTGTTCATTGTGGGTACTGCTGACGGTGTGCCCGGATCAAATTGGAAATGGATGAATTGTCTATGGAAGGTCCCACTAAATGATTATAACAACGCCCAGCAAAAGATTGCGAATTAAATGAGATTAAATCTTCGAAGACGTCATGTCGGGAGAAGGAGATGACGCAGACTCACGTGAAAAATCTACAAGCCGAGTGGAGAGCGGAAATGGAAATTAAGCATTTCAAGGGATTTCAAGGGATTTCAGTGGAACAAGGGCTCAAATACCATGAAAATTGTAATAATAGTAAATACCATTACAGTGTGACCTCTGGATCTTTCCCCACACGAGATCAGCCGAGGTCGGCCCTCCGGCTCCAGACGCCGGTCAATTACCGACTCCCTCTTTCCTTATGAACTATCACGTTTGAATATTGACATCCTCCATCTTCAGGTGTTCGAAGTGCATTTTACTTCATATCCACTGGCAACAGATAAAAACAATGGTCGCCAACACTCTCATCTACCACCCTGCGCTGGCGCACTGGCTGCGCTTCGTCGCGACAACTGGTACGTGGTACATCCCCATGGTCTCAAAAACAAAATTCTGGTACTCCCATGAGTCCACGAAAAAGGGCCCCTCTATTTGGCATCGCAACCGCAGAAACCCCCACAAAGCAAACCCCCTACACGTCGGGAACCCGACCGAGAAGCCCATCGGAGCTCCCACCCGAGTACTCAAGCTAACCATCCGCGCAACCTATAGTCGGCCGCGATAAGCTCCTCCGCACAATCCAATATTTCTCCCGGTTCTACGCGTGGTACCTATACCGGACGAACAAGCCGCAGTCGGCGATCGACCCGTATAATGCGGTGAAGAAGCAATTCGGCACAACCCGAAAGATAATGCGTATCGGCAAATTCCTCGAGCATCTCAAGGCCGCTGCCGTCGCTTTCGATAACAAGAACCCCGTTGACCCCATCTTGCGTTACCTGGCCATCGGTCGCCAGCTCGGTTATGCGGGGTACCTGACTCTCGACGCCATCACAATTATCGATGTGATTGGTATTCGAAAATTGTCTTCCGCTAAGCGGGTGCAGGAGTCCGCTTACCGCTCCTGGGCAGCGG
Above is a window of Penicillium digitatum chromosome 2, complete sequence DNA encoding:
- a CDS encoding Peroxisomal biogenesis factor 11 translates to MVANTLIYHPALAHWLRFVATTVGRDKLLRTIQYFSRFYAWYLYRTNKPQSAIDPYNAVKKQFGTTRKIMRIGKFLEHLKAAAVAFDNKNPVDPILRYLAIGRQLGYAGYLTLDAITIIDVIGIRKLSSAKRVQESAYRSWAAGLIFSTVAGVYTLVRLREKEKTIDRKEGEGVVEAKKIEKERSAARIQLLSDICDLATPLSAVGIVNLDDGLVGIGGTVSSLIGVWSQWRKTAGPV